From Microbacterium sp. YJN-G, a single genomic window includes:
- a CDS encoding ABC transporter permease codes for MEGFRIPIGEWGKFVVDWIRDNLDWLTDAISAFVGFLVNGLAEMLVAPPAFVMIAVFALIAWVVRSWQLAVGTALMFFVILGIDQWETSMQTLALVLIATLVTVAIAVPLGIWAARNDAVSTVIKPVLDLMQTMPSLVYLIPVIIFFGLGFVPGVIATVIFSLPPGVRLTELGIRGVDAETVEAGHAFGARPGQILRGVQLPLAMPTIMAGVNQVIMLALSMAVIAGMAGGPGLGKEVVAALSTINVALGIEAGLGVVFIAVFLDRVTAALGNPAGARSSLLGILRRRREDARRVAATASARIPETAAAI; via the coding sequence ATGGAAGGATTCCGCATTCCCATCGGTGAATGGGGCAAGTTCGTCGTGGACTGGATCCGCGACAACCTCGACTGGCTGACCGACGCGATCTCGGCGTTCGTCGGCTTCCTCGTGAACGGCCTCGCCGAGATGCTCGTCGCGCCGCCCGCCTTCGTCATGATCGCCGTGTTCGCGCTCATCGCCTGGGTGGTGCGCTCGTGGCAGCTCGCCGTCGGCACCGCCCTGATGTTCTTCGTCATCCTCGGCATCGACCAGTGGGAGACGTCGATGCAGACCCTGGCGCTGGTGCTCATCGCCACGCTCGTCACGGTCGCGATCGCAGTGCCGCTGGGCATCTGGGCGGCACGCAACGACGCCGTCAGCACGGTCATCAAGCCGGTGCTCGACCTCATGCAGACCATGCCCTCGCTGGTCTACCTGATCCCGGTGATCATCTTCTTCGGTCTCGGCTTCGTGCCGGGCGTCATCGCCACGGTGATCTTCTCGCTGCCCCCGGGTGTGCGACTCACCGAGCTCGGCATCCGCGGTGTCGACGCCGAGACGGTCGAAGCAGGGCATGCCTTCGGCGCACGCCCGGGACAGATCCTGCGCGGCGTGCAGCTGCCGCTGGCGATGCCGACCATCATGGCCGGGGTCAACCAGGTGATCATGCTCGCGCTGTCGATGGCCGTCATCGCTGGTATGGCCGGCGGTCCGGGCCTGGGCAAGGAGGTCGTCGCCGCGCTGTCGACGATCAACGTGGCCCTCGGCATCGAGGCGGGCCTTGGCGTCGTGTTCATCGCGGTCTTCCTCGACCGCGTGACCGCGGCGCTGGGCAACCCGGCGGGAGCGCGCTCGTCGCTGCTCGGCATCCTGCGCCGTCGCCGTGAGGACGCACGGCGCGTCGCGGCCACGGCATCCGCCCGGATCCCCGAGACCGCCGCCGCCATCTGA
- a CDS encoding glycine betaine ABC transporter substrate-binding protein produces MNKRHLTAIAALGAAASLVLTGCAGGAGSGSDDGGAAPTSDEKGTITMGFLPAWTDGLSTAYLLADQLEKLGYTVEMEEVVDAGPLYTALAQGDIDMYPSAWSEVTHASYMEEYGDKIEDLGTYYEGAVLTLAVPEYLEDINSIEDLKGNAEMFDGKIVGIEPGAGLTKQTQEVAMPEYGLDDYELVTSSTGGMLATLDTAVAAEEPVVVTLWRPFWANDAWPLKDLEDPKGAMGETEGLHFLGKQGFAEEFPEAAEFIEKIKLTDEQYGALESLVTSDEYKDKSADAVDTWLEENGDSIDWLVTE; encoded by the coding sequence ATGAACAAGAGGCACCTGACTGCAATCGCGGCGCTCGGCGCTGCGGCATCCCTCGTCCTGACCGGCTGCGCCGGCGGCGCGGGCTCCGGCTCCGACGATGGCGGAGCGGCTCCGACCAGCGACGAGAAGGGCACGATCACGATGGGGTTCCTCCCCGCGTGGACGGATGGCCTGAGCACGGCGTACCTGCTCGCCGACCAGCTCGAGAAGCTCGGCTACACGGTCGAGATGGAAGAGGTCGTCGACGCCGGCCCGCTGTACACCGCGCTCGCGCAGGGTGACATCGACATGTACCCGTCCGCCTGGTCCGAGGTGACGCACGCCTCGTACATGGAGGAGTACGGCGACAAGATCGAGGACCTCGGCACGTACTACGAAGGTGCTGTGCTGACACTGGCCGTGCCGGAATACCTCGAGGACATCAACTCGATCGAGGACCTCAAGGGCAACGCCGAGATGTTCGACGGCAAGATCGTCGGCATCGAGCCGGGTGCGGGACTGACCAAGCAGACGCAGGAGGTCGCGATGCCCGAATACGGGCTCGACGACTACGAGCTGGTCACCTCGTCGACCGGCGGCATGCTCGCCACGCTCGACACCGCCGTCGCCGCCGAAGAGCCCGTCGTCGTGACGCTGTGGCGTCCGTTCTGGGCCAATGACGCGTGGCCGCTGAAGGACCTCGAGGACCCGAAGGGCGCCATGGGTGAGACCGAGGGCCTGCACTTCCTGGGCAAGCAGGGCTTCGCCGAGGAGTTCCCCGAGGCCGCCGAGTTCATCGAGAAGATCAAGCTGACCGACGAGCAGTACGGCGCTCTCGAGAGCCTGGTCACCTCGGACGAGTACAAGGACAAGTCGGCGGATGCCGTCGACACCTGGCTCGAGGAGAACGGCGACTCGATCGACTGGCTCGTCACCGAGTAA
- a CDS encoding rhodanese-like domain-containing protein, with translation MTGSGASRGGAELDAVIAARLAVVDARLAYDIDIVAAEREVAAGAAVLVDTRRLESWEHGHIAGALHLPKTAIDDRLDDLPRDRTLIVYGWGPGCNGATETARILLAAGLDVRELLGGYEYWVRNGFPTETHGTLTHPTPDPLVTAAPS, from the coding sequence GTGACCGGGTCCGGCGCGAGTCGCGGTGGTGCCGAGCTGGATGCTGTGATCGCGGCCAGGCTCGCCGTCGTCGACGCGCGTCTCGCGTACGACATCGACATCGTCGCCGCTGAGCGCGAGGTGGCGGCGGGCGCCGCAGTGCTCGTCGACACTCGGCGCCTGGAGTCGTGGGAGCACGGGCACATCGCCGGTGCCCTGCACCTGCCGAAGACGGCGATCGACGATCGCCTGGACGACCTGCCCCGCGATCGCACGCTGATCGTCTACGGCTGGGGGCCGGGATGCAACGGTGCCACGGAGACCGCCCGCATCCTGCTCGCCGCCGGCCTCGACGTGCGCGAGCTGCTGGGTGGCTACGAGTACTGGGTCCGCAACGGCTTCCCCACCGAGACCCACGGCACCCTCACCCACCCCACCCCCGACCCCCTGGTGACCGCCGCCCCCTCCTGA
- a CDS encoding bifunctional 4-hydroxy-2-oxoglutarate aldolase/2-dehydro-3-deoxy-phosphogluconate aldolase, which yields MDNSGFEKLFAGAPLMAILRGMGAERSLAVSTTAWDLGIDVVELPIQTPDDVEALRVVAAAGRERGKVVGAGTVVSAEHVAQAASAGAAFTVSPGLDLDVVRASHEAGMLSIPGVGTATEVQLAMKAGLTWLKAFPASVLGVPWLGAMRGPFPQARFVATGGMNAANAGEYLRGGASVVAVGSALEDAAQLPLLAGLLEGTGRK from the coding sequence ATGGACAATTCCGGATTCGAGAAGCTGTTCGCCGGCGCGCCGCTGATGGCGATCCTGCGCGGGATGGGCGCGGAGCGGAGCCTCGCCGTGTCGACCACGGCGTGGGATCTCGGCATCGACGTCGTCGAGCTGCCCATCCAGACCCCCGACGACGTCGAGGCGCTGCGCGTCGTCGCGGCCGCGGGCAGGGAACGAGGCAAGGTCGTCGGCGCGGGGACCGTGGTCTCCGCCGAGCACGTCGCCCAGGCGGCATCCGCGGGCGCGGCCTTCACCGTCAGCCCCGGCCTCGACCTCGACGTCGTGCGCGCGTCGCATGAGGCCGGGATGCTCAGCATCCCGGGCGTCGGCACCGCGACCGAGGTGCAGCTGGCCATGAAAGCCGGGCTGACCTGGCTGAAGGCGTTCCCCGCCTCGGTGCTGGGTGTGCCGTGGCTGGGGGCGATGCGCGGGCCGTTCCCGCAGGCGCGGTTCGTCGCGACCGGCGGGATGAACGCCGCGAACGCCGGCGAGTACCTGCGCGGCGGCGCCAGCGTGGTCGCGGTGGGATCGGCCCTCGAAGATGCCGCGCAGCTGCCGCTGCTCGCCGGGCTGCTCGAGGGCACGGGGCGGAAGTGA
- a CDS encoding sugar kinase — protein sequence MDHTAAPELFAIGETMTLLTPRDATRLADAEEVRVTVGGAESNVAAHVASLGHRTAWVSALGDDVLGHRVHRTITCQGVDGRWVVFDPEAPTGVYFKDPGHGVHYYRAGSAASRMTPESLAAVPLEQAAIVHVSGITPALSPQCAAMIDAVIDRVAATDATALSFDVNHRAALWPASVAAPVLRDLANRADIVFVGLDEAQTLWGCSTPDEVRQLIPAPAHLIVKDGDVGATEFSDAGATFVPAIPTHVVEAVGAGDAFAAGWLAARLAGGEAEERLQGGHRRAHLVLQSTEDVVGVAEAVADAAD from the coding sequence ATGGATCACACCGCAGCCCCCGAGCTCTTCGCCATCGGCGAGACGATGACGCTCCTCACACCCCGCGACGCCACCCGGCTCGCCGACGCCGAGGAGGTGCGGGTGACCGTCGGCGGTGCCGAGTCGAACGTGGCCGCGCACGTGGCATCCCTCGGCCATCGCACCGCGTGGGTCAGCGCCCTCGGCGACGACGTGCTCGGGCACCGCGTGCACCGCACGATCACCTGCCAGGGCGTGGACGGCCGCTGGGTCGTCTTCGACCCCGAGGCGCCGACCGGCGTCTACTTCAAGGACCCCGGCCACGGCGTGCACTACTACCGCGCCGGGTCGGCGGCCTCGCGGATGACTCCGGAGAGCCTCGCCGCCGTGCCGCTCGAGCAGGCCGCGATCGTGCACGTCTCGGGCATCACGCCCGCCCTCTCGCCGCAGTGCGCGGCGATGATCGACGCGGTCATCGACCGTGTCGCCGCCACGGATGCGACCGCGCTGAGCTTCGATGTGAACCATCGCGCCGCCCTGTGGCCGGCATCCGTCGCCGCACCCGTGCTGCGGGATCTCGCTAACCGCGCCGACATCGTGTTCGTCGGCCTCGACGAGGCGCAGACGCTGTGGGGCTGCAGTACGCCGGACGAGGTGCGGCAGCTGATCCCCGCGCCCGCGCACCTGATCGTCAAGGACGGCGACGTCGGCGCCACGGAATTCTCGGACGCGGGCGCGACGTTCGTGCCCGCGATCCCGACGCACGTCGTCGAGGCCGTCGGCGCCGGCGACGCGTTCGCGGCCGGCTGGCTCGCCGCCCGGCTCGCCGGAGGTGAAGCGGAGGAGCGTCTGCAGGGCGGTCACCGGCGCGCCCACCTCGTGCTGCAGTCCACCGAGGACGTCGTCGGTGTCGCGGAAGCCGTCGCGGATGCCGCGGACTGA
- a CDS encoding transcriptional regulator, which yields MTISTPVEDAAEVLAGEISRQTYESAEEVERLYRPVMRALATAAGPTVEVVLHNLDGADVDLGHTIVAIENGHVTGRTVGGPSTSLGLDVMKDRRGDHDAFGYTAYTSDGRELRCSSVYFRNADGDIIASLCINVDLSPLQQARNMLAAILPATEQPVDAPKEHFGTDLVAVMDSMISDAIREIGRPVENMSRDDKITVLERLDQRGATQMRKSVEAIAKRLGISRVTAYSYLDEARARR from the coding sequence ATGACGATCAGCACCCCAGTCGAAGACGCCGCCGAGGTTCTCGCCGGCGAGATCTCCCGTCAGACGTACGAGAGCGCCGAAGAGGTCGAACGCCTGTACCGGCCGGTGATGCGCGCGCTCGCGACCGCCGCCGGCCCGACCGTCGAGGTCGTGCTGCACAACCTCGACGGCGCCGACGTCGACCTCGGCCACACGATCGTCGCGATCGAGAACGGTCACGTCACCGGCCGCACGGTCGGCGGACCCTCGACCTCGCTGGGGCTGGACGTGATGAAGGACCGGCGCGGCGATCACGACGCCTTCGGCTACACGGCCTACACCAGCGACGGGCGCGAGCTGCGCTGCTCATCGGTGTACTTCCGCAACGCCGACGGCGACATCATCGCTTCGCTGTGCATCAACGTCGACCTCAGTCCGCTGCAGCAGGCGCGCAACATGCTCGCCGCGATCCTGCCCGCCACCGAGCAGCCCGTCGACGCCCCGAAGGAGCACTTCGGCACCGACCTCGTCGCGGTGATGGACTCGATGATCAGCGACGCGATCCGCGAGATCGGCCGGCCGGTGGAGAACATGTCGCGCGACGACAAGATCACCGTGCTCGAGCGCCTCGACCAGCGCGGTGCGACGCAGATGCGCAAGTCGGTCGAGGCGATCGCCAAGCGGCTCGGCATCTCGCGCGTGACCGCGTACAGCTACCTCGACGAGGCGCGGGCCCGCCGGTAG